A window of the Virgibacillus pantothenticus genome harbors these coding sequences:
- a CDS encoding lipoate--protein ligase family protein: MENWKNLIAQTTFRYIDHSSTKIFDQEAYTALHSFAIDDALALSVSDQLSPPTMRLWVHSNTIVLGIPDAKLPYINEGVQQLQQAGFHVVIRNSGGLAVALDNGVLNISLIFPDVKKLSIHEGYEAMVSFVQYMLRDLTADIKAYEIVHSYCPGDYDLSINGKKFAGISQRRVKDGAAVQIYLDVEGNSYKRASVIRDFYMTSKKGEPTKFSYPMVDPNVMSSLSELLQTPLTVKDIKIRAMNALLEVCEHVIEKDFTQTEYAHYRKRLAQMKKRNEPIILGIEDS, translated from the coding sequence ATGGAAAACTGGAAAAACTTGATAGCCCAAACAACTTTTCGTTATATAGATCATTCAAGCACAAAGATATTTGATCAAGAAGCTTATACAGCCCTTCACTCATTTGCAATTGATGATGCCCTTGCATTATCAGTTAGTGACCAATTATCTCCACCAACCATGAGGCTATGGGTGCACTCTAATACAATTGTACTCGGAATTCCCGATGCAAAACTGCCTTATATCAACGAAGGTGTACAGCAATTACAGCAAGCTGGGTTTCACGTTGTTATTCGGAACTCTGGCGGACTTGCAGTTGCTTTAGATAATGGTGTATTAAATATTTCCCTTATTTTCCCTGATGTCAAAAAATTATCCATTCATGAAGGATATGAAGCGATGGTCAGCTTTGTCCAATACATGTTAAGAGATTTGACAGCTGATATTAAAGCCTATGAAATTGTTCACTCTTATTGTCCCGGGGATTATGATTTAAGTATTAACGGGAAAAAATTTGCTGGAATATCACAGCGTCGTGTAAAGGATGGAGCAGCGGTTCAAATCTATCTAGATGTGGAAGGAAATAGTTACAAACGAGCAAGCGTCATTAGAGACTTTTATATGACTAGCAAAAAAGGTGAACCAACCAAGTTTAGTTACCCAATGGTGGATCCAAACGTGATGAGCTCTTTATCAGAGTTGCTACAAACTCCCCTAACGGTAAAAGATATAAAGATAAGAGCGATGAACGCATTATTAGAGGTTTGTGAACATGTTATCGAGAAAGATTTTACGCAAACGGAATATGCTCATTATCGAAAACGGTTAGCACAGATGAAAAAGCGTAACGAACCAATTATTTTAGGGATAGAAGATAGTTAG
- the pta gene encoding phosphate acetyltransferase: protein MSELFKQMQEKVSSQSKSIVFPEGTDERILTAASQLAASEVLVPILLGDKAEIKQKAQEAGVDVSPCKIIDPKEFAEFDLMVETFVERRKGKATKEDAQKILLDENYFGTMLVYMNQADGLVSGATHSTADTVRPALQIIKTKEGVKKTSGVFIMVRGDEKYVFADCAINIAPDSQDLAEIAVESANTAKLFDVDPRVAMLSFSTKGSAKSEETERVVEALNIAKEKNPSLVIDGEFQFDAAFVPSVAKKKAPGAVLQGDANVFIFPSLEAGNIGYKIAQRLGGFEAVGPILQGLNKPVNDLSRGCNAEDVYNLALITAAQA from the coding sequence GTGAGTGAATTATTTAAACAAATGCAAGAAAAAGTTTCGAGCCAATCTAAATCTATTGTCTTCCCAGAGGGGACAGATGAACGTATATTGACTGCTGCAAGTCAACTGGCTGCTTCTGAGGTGTTAGTGCCAATTCTTCTTGGTGATAAGGCCGAGATAAAGCAGAAAGCGCAAGAGGCAGGCGTAGATGTTTCACCATGTAAAATTATTGATCCGAAAGAGTTTGCCGAATTTGATTTAATGGTGGAAACATTTGTGGAACGTCGTAAAGGGAAAGCGACAAAAGAGGATGCGCAAAAAATACTTTTAGATGAAAACTACTTTGGCACGATGCTTGTTTATATGAATCAGGCGGACGGTCTTGTAAGTGGAGCTACCCATTCTACAGCAGACACAGTTAGACCTGCTTTACAAATCATTAAAACAAAAGAAGGAGTAAAAAAGACATCAGGTGTATTTATCATGGTTCGCGGCGATGAAAAATATGTGTTTGCAGATTGTGCAATTAATATCGCACCCGATAGTCAAGATCTAGCAGAAATTGCAGTCGAAAGTGCAAATACTGCGAAGCTATTTGATGTAGACCCACGTGTTGCTATGTTAAGCTTTTCTACAAAGGGATCAGCGAAATCAGAAGAAACAGAGCGTGTCGTAGAAGCACTGAATATTGCTAAAGAAAAGAATCCATCACTAGTTATTGATGGTGAATTCCAATTTGATGCTGCGTTTGTACCGAGTGTAGCTAAGAAAAAAGCTCCTGGCGCAGTATTGCAAGGAGATGCTAATGTATTTATTTTTCCAAGTCTGGAAGCAGGGAATATTGGCTATAAAATTGCTCAACGCTTAGGTGGGTTTGAAGCAGTTGGTCCGATTTTACAAGGCTTAAATAAGCCCGTAAATGATTTGTCGCGCGGATGTAACGCTGAAGATGTCTATAATTTAGCGTTAATTACAGCAGCACAAGCTTAA